CGCTCGCGCGGGAGACGGCCGCCGACCTCGACATCGTGCGGGAGGCACTCGACCGGCTCGACCTCGGAGGCCTGGCCGGACGCAACCTCGACACGCTCTCCGGCGGGGAACGCCAACGCGCGGTCCTGGCGAGGGTGCTCGCCCAGCGGGCCCGGCTGTTGCTGCTGGACGAACCCACCTCGGGGCTCGACATCGGGCACGCCCAGGCCCTGCTGGAACGGCTCGACGGACTCCGCAGGGAGGACGGCATCACCGTGGTGACCACGCTGCACGACCTCACGTTCGCGGCCCAGTACGCCGACACGCTGGTGCTGATGGACCACGGCGAGGTGGTGGTGGCGGGCTCGGGCCACGAGGTGTTGACCGCGGCTCGCCTGCGCACGCACTACGCAGCCGAGGTCGAGGTGCTCACCACCACGGCCGGGCATCCGGTCGTGGCCCCGATCCGTTCGCGGTGAGCCGGGCTCGGTGACCGTCTCGGCGACGACTCACCCGACCTCGGTCCGCGCCGTCGCACCGCCGGCGCCTCCGGAGCCGTCCCGGCCTCCGTCGTCGGCGCGGTCGGTGGTGTCGGTGTCCTCCTCACCGGAGCCGTCGCCGCTGGGCTCGACGCCGTCACCCGCCGCTCCCCCGTCGTCGGGGTCGGTCGCGAGATCCTCCGGCCGTTCCCTCGGGCCGCGACGCTTGGCGAGCACCAGGTACGCCACCGCACCGGCGAAGACCAGGATCGACGTCCACACGTTGACCCGCAGACCGAGGATGTGGTTGGCCTGGTCGGTGCGCATGAGCTCGATCCAGAACCGGCCCGCCGTGTACCCCGCGACGTAGAGCGCGAACGCACGCCCGTGCCCGAGCCGGAATCGCCGGTCGGCCCACAGCACGAGCAGCGCGACCCCGAGGTTCCACAGCAGCTCGTAGAGGAACGTCGGGTGCACGACCGCCAGCGGCACGTCGGTGACGGCCACGCCGTTGAGCGCGTCGGGCAGCCCCGTCTCCGGGTCGATCCGCTGGTAGATCTCCAGGCCCCACGGCAGGTCGGTCGGCCCACCGTAGAGCTCCTGGTTGAAGTAGTTGCCGAGACGCCCGATGGCCTGCGCGATCACGATGCCGGGCGCCACCGCGTCCGCGACGGCCGGGAGCGGGATGCCCTTGCGACGGCACGCGATCCACGCCCCCACCGCGCCCAGGGCGATGGCACCCCAGATGCCGAGACCGCCCTCCCAGATGTAGAGCGCCCGGATCGGGTCCTTGCCCTCCCCGAAGTACAGCTGGTTGTCGGTGATGACGTGGTACAACCGTCCGCCGACCAGCCCGAACGGCACCGCGAACACCGCGATGTCGACGATCGTCCCCTTGGTGCCGCCGCGTTGCACCCATCGACGTTCCCCCAGCCAGATGGCGAGGATGATTCCCGCGATGATGCACAGGGCGTAGGCCCGCAAGGACAGGGGACCGATCTGCCAGACGCCCCGGTCGGGGCTCGGGATGTTCGCGAGGAAGTAAGCCGACGCGGTGTTCACAGGGTCACCGTAGCGCGACGCCGCGCACGCCACTGCGGCCCCCGGCACGATTGACTCTTTACCGTGAATCCGCTGCCCATCGGCAAGCTCACCGCGCGGGGCGGCGAACCCCCTCGGCGAGCTCCGACGTCAGCTCGGCCAGCGGTCCGGTGCCCTCCGCGGCCTTCGAGACCAGGGCTGAGCCCACGATCACCGCGTCGGCGAACGAGGCCACCTCGGCGGCCTGGTCACCGGAGCGCACCCCGAGGCCGACTCCGACGGGCAGATCCGTGTGCTGCCGGGTGCGTCGCACCAGCTCCGAGGCGGCACTGCCCACGGTGTCCCGCGCGCCCGTGACGCCCATGACGGCCGTCGCGTACACGAAGCCCGTGGTGGCCTTCGCCGTCAACGCGATGCGGTCGTCGGACGACGACGGCGCCACCAGGAAGATCCGGTCGAGGCCGTGCTCGGTGGAGGCGGCGATCCACTCCGACGCCTCGTCGGGGGTGAGGTCGGGCGTGATGAGCCCCAGACCGCCCGCCGAGGCCAGGTCGCGGGCGAACGCGTCGACCCCGTAGCGGTGCACGGGGTTGTAGTAGGTCATCACGACGGCCCTGCCGCCCCGCGAGGCGACCGACTCCACGACCTCGAACAGATGCCTCAGCTTGAAGCCGTTGCGCAGTGCCGCGTCGGCGGCCCCCTGGATGGTCGGGCCGTCCATCACCGGGTCCGAGTACGGAACCCCGACCTCGACGAGGTCGGCACCGGCGTCGACGGTGGCCGCGATCAGTTCCTTCGAACCGTCCACGGTCGGGTACCCGGCGGGCAGGTACGCCACCAACGCCGCCCGACGCTGCGCCTTGGTGCTGTCGAACAGCTCGGCCAGCCTGCTCAC
The window above is part of the Saccharomonospora glauca K62 genome. Proteins encoded here:
- the trpA gene encoding tryptophan synthase subunit alpha → MSRLAELFDSTKAQRRAALVAYLPAGYPTVDGSKELIAATVDAGADLVEVGVPYSDPVMDGPTIQGAADAALRNGFKLRHLFEVVESVASRGGRAVVMTYYNPVHRYGVDAFARDLASAGGLGLITPDLTPDEASEWIAASTEHGLDRIFLVAPSSSDDRIALTAKATTGFVYATAVMGVTGARDTVGSAASELVRRTRQHTDLPVGVGLGVRSGDQAAEVASFADAVIVGSALVSKAAEGTGPLAELTSELAEGVRRPAR
- the lgt gene encoding prolipoprotein diacylglyceryl transferase; this translates as MNTASAYFLANIPSPDRGVWQIGPLSLRAYALCIIAGIILAIWLGERRWVQRGGTKGTIVDIAVFAVPFGLVGGRLYHVITDNQLYFGEGKDPIRALYIWEGGLGIWGAIALGAVGAWIACRRKGIPLPAVADAVAPGIVIAQAIGRLGNYFNQELYGGPTDLPWGLEIYQRIDPETGLPDALNGVAVTDVPLAVVHPTFLYELLWNLGVALLVLWADRRFRLGHGRAFALYVAGYTAGRFWIELMRTDQANHILGLRVNVWTSILVFAGAVAYLVLAKRRGPRERPEDLATDPDDGGAAGDGVEPSGDGSGEEDTDTTDRADDGGRDGSGGAGGATARTEVG
- a CDS encoding ABC transporter ATP-binding protein, producing MTALRLDGVGVAYGGKAAVRDISLALERGGWLAVVGPNGAGKSTLLKAVAGLVPHDGSITVYGTPTDTLTRRQRATLVGYAAQSPVLPDKLTVTDYVLLGRTPHLGPLARETAADLDIVREALDRLDLGGLAGRNLDTLSGGERQRAVLARVLAQRARLLLLDEPTSGLDIGHAQALLERLDGLRREDGITVVTTLHDLTFAAQYADTLVLMDHGEVVVAGSGHEVLTAARLRTHYAAEVEVLTTTAGHPVVAPIRSR